A part of Rhodamnia argentea isolate NSW1041297 chromosome 8, ASM2092103v1, whole genome shotgun sequence genomic DNA contains:
- the LOC125316183 gene encoding probable polygalacturonase yields MGMLRSSAPAVVPLVAVAMLLAGFSVAMEEEVVTCSGMVMMSGCVDGISIMDFSSVGEGRTPNTKVFGEAVYQIRHLHRLGGMLLYVPSGVHLTESFNLTSHMTLYLAKRTVIKANRVNSTLRYEREATERSAPLGRGGDGCWVGCQTS; encoded by the coding sequence ATGGGAATGTTGCGGTCGTCGGCTCCAGCCGTCGTCCCGCTCGTCGCCGTTGCGATGCTTCTGGCCGGCTTCTCTGTGGCTATGGAGGAGGAAGTCGTCACGTGCTCCGGCATGGTTATGATGAGCGGCTGCGTGGACGGGATCTCCATCATGGACTTCAGTAGTGTCGGCGAGGGGCGGACGCCGAACACCAAGGTGTTCGGGGAGGCCGTGTACCAGATTCGGCACCTGCACCGGCTCGGCGGCATGCTGCTATACGTGCCTTCCGGGGTGCACTTGACGGAGAGCTTCAACCTCACGAGCCACATGACGCTTTACTTGGCCAAACGCACCGTCATCAAAGCCAATCGGGTAAATTCTACTCTTCGGTACGAACGTGAGGCGACGGAGAGGAGTGCGCCGTTGGGCCGAGGGGGAGATGGGTGTTGGGTGGGATGTCAAACGAGTTGA
- the LOC115741199 gene encoding putative pentatricopeptide repeat-containing protein At3g01580 isoform X1 has protein sequence MPRREVLLRFMESCEDGRHLASLHSLLLKTGVAHDRHYATKLTTYYAKSASVESARKLFDELPQRSVYLWNSVLGSYCRDRQYEQTLRLFKQMVSNGKSAEGKPDNYTVPVALKACAGLRVLEYGEMVHGYVKKSGEVDMDMFVGSALIDLYSKCGQMGSALKVFREFPSPDVVMCTSMITGLEHNGSPVEALQLFTQMAKTGGFVADPVSLITAISACTQLLYLKVGSSVHGFMYRMGFDANLSLLNSVLNLYAKTGSIRLAMNLFRKMPRTDVISWSSIIACYVCKGATNEALDLFNEMIEKGYKPNEVSVVGALQACAAGCNLEEGKKIHALASEKKIELNVSVSTAIVDMYMKCSSPDEAFDLFLRMPNKDVVAWVTLLSGCAENGMAYESMDVFRNMLASEIIPDAVAIVKILAACSELGILQQAICLHGYLIISGFGDNMYVGATLLELYSKCGSLDNAIKVFNGMCEKDVVIWSSMIAGYGIHGQGKEALRLFYQMTRNSSVQPNNVTFLSLLSACSHSGLIEEGIEMFNKMVHKYHLKPDSEHYSIVVDLLGRIGQLDKAIDVIEMMPTLAGSHVWGALLGACRIHDDIEMGELAARHLLHLDPDHAGYYVLLSNIYAMYGKWDDMSKVRSLIKEKKLKKAFGQSVIEVKNKTHTFVVDDRAHQDSWKIFELLRNLEMRMTEEAYVPNVEVQLNGTEEFC, from the exons ATGCCGAGGAGGGAAGTGTTGCTTCGATTCATGGAGTCGTGCGAGGATGGGAGGCATCTTGCTTCACTGCACTCGCTTTTGCTGAAAACGGGGGTTGCCCATGATCGTCACTACGCCACCAAGCTCACCACTTATTATGCCAAGTCCGCGTCCGTTGAAAGTGCCCGGAAGCTGTTCGATGAATTGCCTCAGAGAAGTGTCTATCTCTGGAACTCTGTCCTCGGGAGCTACTGTAGAGATAGGCAGTACGAGCAGACGCTGCGTCTCTTCAAGCAAATGGTATCGAACGGAAAGAGCGCCGAAGGAAAGCCCGACAACTACACCGTTCCAGTCGCCTTAAAGGCGTGCGCAGGGTTACGAGTGCTAGAATATGGCGAGATGGTTCATGGGTATGTGAAGAAGAGTGGGGAGGTTGATATGGATATGTTCGTGGGGTCTGCTTTGATCGACTTGTACTCCAAATGTGGGCAAATGGGTAGTGCCTTGAAAGTGTTTAGAGAGTTTCCGAGTCCAGATGTTGTTATGTGCACCTCTATGATTACTGGGTTGGAGCACAATGGTTCTCCTGTTGAAGCTCTGCAGCTTTTCACTCAAATGGCGAAGACTGGGGGTTTTGTTGCTGACCCAGTAAGTCTCATAACTGCCATCTCAGCTTGTACACAGTTGTTGTATCTTAAGGTTGGAAGCTCTGTGCACGGTTTTATGTATCGGATGGGTTTTGATGCCAACTTGTCTCTTCTTAACTCAGTCTTGAACTTGTACGCAAAGACTGGTTCCATCCGTTTGGCCATGAATTTGTTTAGGAAGATGCCAAGGACAGACGTTATCTCGTGGAGCTCCATAATCGCTTGTTATGTTTGCAAAGGAGCTACCAATGAGGCGTTAGACCTTTTCAATGAAATGATCGAGAAGGGTTACAAACCAAATGAAGTTAGTGTGGTTGGTGCTTTACAAGCTTGTGCTGCAGGATGCAACTTGGAAGAGGGTAAGAAAATCCATGCACTTGCTTCAGAGAAAAAAATAGAGCTAAATGTATCAGTTTCAACTGCTATTGTTGACATGTACATGAAGTGCTCATCTCCTGATGAAGCGTTTGATCTCTTCCTTAGAATGCCCAACAAAGATGTTGTTGCTTGGGTCACTCTGTTGAGTGGGTGTGCTGAAAATGGAATGGCATATGAGTCCATGGATGTTTTCCGCAACATGCTAGCCAGTGAAATCATTCCTGATGCTGTTGCTATTGTCAAAATCCTTGCAGCTTGCTCTGAATTGGGAATTCTCCAGCAAGCCATTTGTCTTCATGGTTACTTAATTATAAGTGGCTTCGGCGATAACATGTACGTCGGAGCTACTCTTTTAGAATTGTACTCAAAATGTGGTAGCTTGGACAATGCGATCAAAGTTTTCAATGGCATGTGTGAGAAAGACGTTGTCATCTGGAGTTCGATGATTGCTGGTTATGGAATTCACGGGCAAGGGAAAGAAGCTTTGAGACTATTCTACCAGATGACGAGAAATTCATCAGTGCAGCCAAATAACGTGACATTCCTCTCCTTGTTATCTGCTTGCAGCCATTCGGGTTTGATTGAAGAAGGAATAGAAATGTTTAACAAGATGGTACACAAGTACCATCTGAAGCCTGATTCAGAGCATTATAGTATAGTTGTCGATCTTCTTGGTCGCATTGGACAGTTGGATAAGGCCATAGATGTTATTGAGATGATGCCAACTCTGGCTGGTTCTCATGTTTGGGGAGCTTTGCTTGGTGCTTGCAGGATTCATGATGATATTGAGATGGGGGAGCTTGCAGCAAGACATCTTCTCCATCTGGATCCTGATCATGCTGGTTACTATGTTCTGTTGTCAAACATATATGCTATGTACGGGAAGTGGGATGATATGTCAAAAGTTAGAAGTCTGATTAAGGAGAAGAAGTTAAAGAAGGCATTTGGGCAAAGTGTCATTGAGGTGAAGAATAAGACGCACACCTTTGTGGTTGATGATAGAGCCCACCAGGATTCTTGGAAAATTTTTGAACTGCTGAGGAACTTGGAAATGAGAATGACAGAGGAAGCTTATGTTCCCAACGTGGAAGTTCAATTGAATGGCACGGAG GAATTCTGCTAA
- the LOC115741199 gene encoding putative pentatricopeptide repeat-containing protein At3g01580 isoform X2, translating into MPRREVLLRFMESCEDGRHLASLHSLLLKTGVAHDRHYATKLTTYYAKSASVESARKLFDELPQRSVYLWNSVLGSYCRDRQYEQTLRLFKQMVSNGKSAEGKPDNYTVPVALKACAGLRVLEYGEMVHGYVKKSGEVDMDMFVGSALIDLYSKCGQMGSALKVFREFPSPDVVMCTSMITGLEHNGSPVEALQLFTQMAKTGGFVADPVSLITAISACTQLLYLKVGSSVHGFMYRMGFDANLSLLNSVLNLYAKTGSIRLAMNLFRKMPRTDVISWSSIIACYVCKGATNEALDLFNEMIEKGYKPNEVSVVGALQACAAGCNLEEGKKIHALASEKKIELNVSVSTAIVDMYMKCSSPDEAFDLFLRMPNKDVVAWVTLLSGCAENGMAYESMDVFRNMLASEIIPDAVAIVKILAACSELGILQQAICLHGYLIISGFGDNMYVGATLLELYSKCGSLDNAIKVFNGMCEKDVVIWSSMIAGYGIHGQGKEALRLFYQMTRNSSVQPNNVTFLSLLSACSHSGLIEEGIEMFNKMVHKYHLKPDSEHYSIVVDLLGRIGQLDKAIDVIEMMPTLAGSHVWGALLGACRIHDDIEMGELAARHLLHLDPDHAGYYVLLSNIYAMYGKWDDMSKVRSLIKEKKLKKAFGQSVIEVKNKTHTFVVDDRAHQDSWKIFELLRNLEMRMTEEAYVPNVEVQLNGTEEFC; encoded by the exons ATGCCGAGGAGGGAAGTGTTGCTTCGATTCATGGAGTCGTGCGAGGATGGGAGGCATCTTGCTTCACTGCACTCGCTTTTGCTGAAAACGGGGGTTGCCCATGATCGTCACTACGCCACCAAGCTCACCACTTATTATGCCAAGTCCGCGTCCGTTGAAAGTGCCCGGAAGCTGTTCGATGAATTGCCTCAGAGAAGTGTCTATCTCTGGAACTCTGTCCTCGGGAGCTACTGTAGAGATAGGCAGTACGAGCAGACGCTGCGTCTCTTCAAGCAAATGGTATCGAACGGAAAGAGCGCCGAAGGAAAGCCCGACAACTACACCGTTCCAGTCGCCTTAAAGGCGTGCGCAGGGTTACGAGTGCTAGAATATGGCGAGATGGTTCATGGGTATGTGAAGAAGAGTGGGGAGGTTGATATGGATATGTTCGTGGGGTCTGCTTTGATCGACTTGTACTCCAAATGTGGGCAAATGGGTAGTGCCTTGAAAGTGTTTAGAGAGTTTCCGAGTCCAGATGTTGTTATGTGCACCTCTATGATTACTGGGTTGGAGCACAATGGTTCTCCTGTTGAAGCTCTGCAGCTTTTCACTCAAATGGCGAAGACTGGGGGTTTTGTTGCTGACCCAGTAAGTCTCATAACTGCCATCTCAGCTTGTACACAGTTGTTGTATCTTAAGGTTGGAAGCTCTGTGCACGGTTTTATGTATCGGATGGGTTTTGATGCCAACTTGTCTCTTCTTAACTCAGTCTTGAACTTGTACGCAAAGACTGGTTCCATCCGTTTGGCCATGAATTTGTTTAGGAAGATGCCAAGGACAGACGTTATCTCGTGGAGCTCCATAATCGCTTGTTATGTTTGCAAAGGAGCTACCAATGAGGCGTTAGACCTTTTCAATGAAATGATCGAGAAGGGTTACAAACCAAATGAAGTTAGTGTGGTTGGTGCTTTACAAGCTTGTGCTGCAGGATGCAACTTGGAAGAGGGTAAGAAAATCCATGCACTTGCTTCAGAGAAAAAAATAGAGCTAAATGTATCAGTTTCAACTGCTATTGTTGACATGTACATGAAGTGCTCATCTCCTGATGAAGCGTTTGATCTCTTCCTTAGAATGCCCAACAAAGATGTTGTTGCTTGGGTCACTCTGTTGAGTGGGTGTGCTGAAAATGGAATGGCATATGAGTCCATGGATGTTTTCCGCAACATGCTAGCCAGTGAAATCATTCCTGATGCTGTTGCTATTGTCAAAATCCTTGCAGCTTGCTCTGAATTGGGAATTCTCCAGCAAGCCATTTGTCTTCATGGTTACTTAATTATAAGTGGCTTCGGCGATAACATGTACGTCGGAGCTACTCTTTTAGAATTGTACTCAAAATGTGGTAGCTTGGACAATGCGATCAAAGTTTTCAATGGCATGTGTGAGAAAGACGTTGTCATCTGGAGTTCGATGATTGCTGGTTATGGAATTCACGGGCAAGGGAAAGAAGCTTTGAGACTATTCTACCAGATGACGAGAAATTCATCAGTGCAGCCAAATAACGTGACATTCCTCTCCTTGTTATCTGCTTGCAGCCATTCGGGTTTGATTGAAGAAGGAATAGAAATGTTTAACAAGATGGTACACAAGTACCATCTGAAGCCTGATTCAGAGCATTATAGTATAGTTGTCGATCTTCTTGGTCGCATTGGACAGTTGGATAAGGCCATAGATGTTATTGAGATGATGCCAACTCTGGCTGGTTCTCATGTTTGGGGAGCTTTGCTTGGTGCTTGCAGGATTCATGATGATATTGAGATGGGGGAGCTTGCAGCAAGACATCTTCTCCATCTGGATCCTGATCATGCTGGTTACTATGTTCTGTTGTCAAACATATATGCTATGTACGGGAAGTGGGATGATATGTCAAAAGTTAGAAGTCTGATTAAGGAGAAGAAGTTAAAGAAGGCATTTGGGCAAAGTGTCATTGAGGTGAAGAATAAGACGCACACCTTTGTGGTTGATGATAGAGCCCACCAGGATTCTTGGAAAATTTTTGAACTGCTGAGGAACTTGGAAATGAGAATGACAGAGGAAGCTTATGTTCCCAACGTGGAAGTTCAATTGAATGG CACAGAGGAATTCTGCTAA
- the LOC115741205 gene encoding U-box domain-containing protein 17, which translates to MEEFVVEALLSGDGGAQIQGAIELSKLNSKQRHRLADRGVIPPLISMLRSQDAGAIEASLFALLALAFGSERNKIQIVKGGAIPAMVNLPRGSQPLVELTVTAMLILSSCGANKLAIASSGAIETLIAIISGEIPANPPRIAISPQTKLDAVSTLLNLSTSRRIAPLIVASGGVPSLLDLIVASSSPRSPEATEKAMAALENVVASSSHAIHEVAGHDGAIRALVEAVEEGSPECREHAVAILLAMVRSCRDKHREAVLREGAVPGLLELSVDGTWRAKEMAQHLLPLLRDCSDYGARAKHEKKQKKHELVEQLMEEIDAEGASLRLVEEMVAKLKLDR; encoded by the exons ATGGAGGAATTTGTTGTTGAGGCCCTATTGAGCGGTGACGGCGGAGCGCAAATTCAGGGCGCTATCGAGCTTAGCAAACTCAACAGCAAACAGAGGCACAGGTTGGCCGACCGCGGCGTGATTCCTCCATTGATATCGATGCTCCGCTCGCAAGATGCCGGGGCCATTGAAGCTTCTCTTTTCGCTCTGCTCGCCCTCGCCTTCGGCAGCGAAAG gaacaaaattcaaattgtGAAAGGCGGAGCCATACCGGCAATGGTGAATCTCCCTCGTGGGAGCCAGCCGCTGGTGGAATTGACAGTGACGGCGATGTTGATCCTCTCCTCTTGCGGGGCCAACAAGCTGGCGATCGCATCATCGGGCGCCATCGAAACACTAATTGCGATCATATCCGGCGAAATCCCTGCGAATCCCCCTCGGATCGCCATCTCGCCGCAAACGAAGCTCGACGCAGTCTCCACGCTCCTCAACCTCTCGACCTCCCGCCGGATCGCCCCCCTCATCGTCGCGTCCGGCGGCGTGCCCTCCCTCCTCGACCTCATCGTCGCCTCAAGCTCGCCGCGGTCCCCGGAGGCCACGGAGAAGGCGATGGCGGCGCTCGAGAACGTCGTGGCGTCATCCAGCCACGCGATCCACGAGGTCGCCGGCCACGACGGCGCGATCCGAGCGCTGGTCGAGGCGGTCGAGGAAGGGTCTCCGGAATGCAGGGAGCATGCTGTCGCGATACTCCTGGCCATGGTGAGGAGCTGCAGGGACAAGCACAGGGAGGCGGTCCTGAGGGAAGGCGCGGTGCCGGGACTGCTGGAGCTGAGCGTGGACGGGACGTGGAGGGCCAAGGAGATGGCTCAGCACCTGCTGCCGCTGCTCAGGGATTGCTCCGACTACGGCGCGAGGGCGAAGCAtgagaagaagcagaagaagcacGAGCTGGTGGAGCAACTGATGGAGGAGATCGACGCGGAGGGAGCGAGCCTGAGGCTGGTGGAGGAGATGGTGGCGAAGCTGAAGCTCGATCGGTAG
- the LOC115741198 gene encoding eukaryotic translation initiation factor 3 subunit B-like: MDEVAIEDRAALLGINMSQIDLDSVQLPPGEDFGIFSDDEDLYQGDNLDLDKGLGNIIIVDNLPVVPREKFEKLEGVVRKIYGQIGVIKEDGLWMPVDPDTQKTLGYCFIEYNTAQEAELAKEKTNGYKLDRSHIFAVSMFEDFDRFMRVPDEWAPPETKPYIPGENLQQWLTDEKARDQFVIRAGSDTEVLWNDVRQLKPEPVHRRPFWTESFVQWSPLGTYLATVHRQGSAVWGGASTFNRLMRYAHPQVKLIDFSPGEKYLVTYSSHEPSNPRDPQRVVINIFDVRTGKIMRDFKGSADDFAVGGTGAVTGVSWPVFRWGGGRDDKYFARIGKSVVSVYETETFSLVDKKSLKVENVMDFSWSPTDPILALFVPELGGGNQPARVSLVQIPSKEELRQKNLFSVSDCKMYWQSNGDYLAVKVDRYTKTKKSTYTGFELFRIKERDIPIEVLELENKNDKIIAFAWEPKGHRFAVVHGDGPKPDVSFYSMRSGNNTGRVSKLTTLKGKQANALFWSPAGRYIILAGLKNFNGQLEFYNVDELETMATAEHFMATDIEWDPTGRYVATAVTSVHEMENGFNIWSFNGKLLYRILKDHFFQFAWRPRPPSLLTPEKEEEIAKNLKKYSKKYEAEDQDVSMLLSEQDREKRRMLKDEWEKWISRWKQMHEEEKLERQNLRDGEASDEEEEYEAKEVEVEELLDVSEEVLSFDFDE, translated from the exons ATGGACGAGGTGGCGATAGAGGACAGGGCTGCGCTGCTGGGAATAAATATGTCCCAGATTGATCTCGATTCGGTTCAGCTCCCTCCAGGGGAAGATTTCGGCATCTTCAG TGATGATGAAGATCTTTACCAGGGGGATAATTTGGACTTGGATAAGGGGTTGGGAAATATTATTATTGTTGATAATCTCCCTGTTGTTCCCCGTGAGAAATTTGAGAAGCTCGAAGGTGTTGTTCGCAAAATCTATGGTCAGATTGGTGTGATTAAAGAGGATGGCCTTTGGATGCCTGTTGATCCAGATACACAGAAGACTCTAGGATACTGCTTTATCGAGTACAACACGGCTcag GAAGCTGAGCTTGCAAAAGAGAAGACGAATGGGTATAAGTTGGATAGATCACATATTTTTGCTGTAAGCATGTTTGAGGACTTTGATAGGTTTATGAGAGTTCCTGATGAATGGGCGCCTCCCGAAACTAAGCCTTATATCCCAGGG GAAAATCTTCAGCAGTGGCTCACTGATGAAAAAGCCCGTGATCAGTTTGTCATTCGTGCTGGCTCAGATACTGAGGTTTTGTGGAATGATGTTAGACAGTTGAAGCCTGAGCCTGTGCACAGACGTCCT TTCTGGACCGAGAGTTTCGTGCAATGGTCGCCACTAGGAACTTATTTAGCAACAGTGCACCGGCAGGGTTCTGCAGTTTGGGGAGGTGCCTCTACCTTTAATCGTCTGATGCGCTATGCTCATCCTCAG GTGAAACTGATTGATTTTTCACCTGGCGAGAAGTACTTAGTGACATACAGCAGCCACGAACCGAGCAATCCCCGAGATCCTCag AGGGTCGTGATTAATATTTTTGATGTGAGAACGGGGAAAATAATGAGAGATTTCAAAGGAAGTGCTGATGATTTTGCTGTTGGTGGAACTGGGGCTGTTACAGGAGTCTCTTGGCCCGTTTTCAG GTGGGGTGGAGGAAGAGATGATAAGTACTTCGCTCGAATTGGGAAAAGTGTTGTCTCTGTCTATGAAACAGAAACCTTTTCACTCGTTGACAAGAAATCTCTGAAAGTTGAAAATGTGATGGACTTTAGCTGGTCTCCAACTGATCCCATTCTTGCGCTGTTTGTTCCTGAACTTGGTGGTGGAAACCAACCAGCTAGG GTGAGCCTTGTCCAAATTCCTAGCAAGGAGGAATTGCGACAGAAGAATCTTTTTAGCGTTAGTGATTGCAAGATGTATTGGCAGAGCAATGGGGACTATCTGGCTGTCAAGGTGGACCGCTATACCAAAACAAAGAAGAGCACTTACACTGGCTTTGAGCTCTTCAGAATCAAAGAACGAGATATACCTATTGAGGTTTTGGAACTCGAGAATAAGAATGACAAGATTATTGCCTTTGCTTGGGAGCCCAAGGGCCATAGATTTGCAGTAGTTCATGGTGATGGTCCAAAGCCTGATGTGAGCTTCTACTCAATGAGGAGTGGCAATAACACAGGCCGTGTTTCAAAGCTAACCACTCTCAAGGGGAAGCAAGCGAATGCTCTTTTCTGGTCACCTGCTGGTCGCTACATTATACTTGCCGGATTGAAGAATTTCAATGGTCAGTTGGAATTTTACAATGTGGATGAGCTTGAAACCATGGCTACAGCAGAGCATTTCATGGCAACAGATATTGAATGGGACCCTACTGGAAG ATATGTTGCAACAGCTGTAACTTCAGTACACGAGATGGAAAATGGTTTCAACATATGGTCCTTTAATGGCAAGCTGCTGTACCGGATTCTGAAGGATCATTTCTTTCAG TTTGCATGGCGCCCGAGGCCGCCATCATTGTTAACTCctgagaaggaagaagagattgcAAAGAACTTGAAGAAGTATAGCAAGAAGTATGAGGCAGAGGATCAGGATGTGTCAATGCTGTTGAGCGAGCAGGACCGCGAGAAGCGCAGGATGTTGAAGGATGAATGGGAGAAATGGATAAGCAGGTGGAAGCAGATGCACGAAGAGGAAAAGTTGGAGAGACAGAACCTGAGGGATGGAGAAGCTagtgatgaagaggaagagtaCGAGGCAAAAGAAGTCGAGGTCGAGGAATTATTGGATGTTTCTGAGGAGGTCCTTTCGTTTGACTTTGATGAGTGA